From one Catenuloplanes nepalensis genomic stretch:
- a CDS encoding ISL3 family transposase, giving the protein MVNDTTRLLGLDGLVVDRVELDAAGVPVVVLSTGCEQARCCPDCGQEAVRVKAWVTTRPRDLPVAGRTVRLRWRKRRWHCPTDSCPRVSFTEQVGQVPARARLTGRLRAAAGAAVADGGRTVVQSARDHGLSWPVVAAAFTAHAAAVLPAEPDPVEVLGIDETRRGRPKWEFDPVTQAWQTSVDRWHVGMCDLTGGQGLLGQVEGRTAQTVIDWLTARSQDWRDQVRYVAIDMCTIFKSAITTALPHAILVVDHFHVVQLAHQALNDVRRRITVQHRGRRGRAGDLEWDLRNRLTRSARRLRAERVDKLCDDLTTLPAKISTPILAAWNAKEDLLDLLALARTHPNRETITRHLHRFYTRCADSGQPELTRLARTIETWWPQILAFLHTGITNAGSEGTNRVIKTVARNAYGFRNPENQRLRTRAATTRKSRGHLNPA; this is encoded by the coding sequence ATGGTCAACGATACGACCCGGCTGCTGGGCCTTGACGGCCTGGTCGTCGATCGGGTCGAGCTGGATGCCGCTGGTGTGCCGGTGGTGGTCTTGTCCACTGGGTGTGAGCAGGCGCGTTGCTGCCCGGACTGCGGTCAGGAGGCGGTGCGGGTGAAGGCGTGGGTCACGACCCGGCCGCGGGATCTGCCGGTCGCCGGCCGGACGGTGCGGTTGCGGTGGCGTAAACGCCGCTGGCACTGCCCGACCGATAGTTGTCCGCGTGTGTCGTTCACCGAGCAGGTCGGGCAGGTCCCGGCCCGGGCGAGACTGACCGGCAGGCTCCGCGCCGCGGCCGGGGCCGCAGTCGCTGACGGCGGGCGGACGGTCGTGCAATCGGCCCGTGATCACGGACTGTCGTGGCCGGTCGTCGCGGCGGCGTTCACCGCTCACGCCGCAGCGGTGCTGCCCGCCGAGCCCGATCCGGTCGAGGTGCTGGGGATCGACGAGACCCGCCGGGGCCGGCCGAAATGGGAGTTCGACCCGGTCACCCAGGCGTGGCAGACGAGCGTGGACCGGTGGCACGTCGGCATGTGTGACCTGACCGGCGGCCAAGGGCTCCTCGGCCAGGTCGAGGGCCGGACCGCCCAGACCGTGATCGACTGGCTTACCGCCCGCAGCCAGGATTGGCGTGACCAGGTCCGATACGTGGCGATCGACATGTGCACGATCTTCAAATCCGCGATCACCACCGCGCTACCACACGCGATCCTGGTCGTCGATCACTTCCACGTCGTGCAACTCGCCCACCAGGCCCTCAACGACGTCCGCCGCCGGATCACCGTCCAGCACCGCGGCCGCCGGGGCCGGGCCGGAGACCTCGAATGGGACCTACGCAACCGCCTGACCCGCTCCGCACGCCGGCTCCGCGCCGAACGCGTCGACAAACTCTGCGACGACCTCACCACCCTGCCAGCCAAGATCAGCACACCGATCCTGGCCGCATGGAACGCCAAGGAAGACCTCCTCGACCTCCTCGCCCTGGCCCGCACCCACCCGAACCGCGAAACCATCACCCGGCACCTGCACCGCTTCTACACCCGCTGCGCCGACTCCGGCCAGCCCGAACTCACCCGCCTCGCCCGCACGATCGAGACCTGGTGGCCGCAGATCCTCGCGTTCCTCCACACCGGCATCACCAACGCCGGCTCCGAGGGCACCAACCGCGTCATCAAAA
- a CDS encoding substrate-binding domain-containing protein, with translation MFNLQRQERLLGELRRHGAVRVRDLARDFGVSELTIRRDIAALADRNLLTKVHGGATLPIDFVPPSQRPRRAPTTRFTIGMVVPSLDFYWPAIVAGARTAAAVMGVSIQLRGSSYDQDEDRRQITRLIEAQQVQGLLLAPSLDGDHLDQMIEWIGRLPVPTILVERQPSRWTPTPRQLEWVRSDHALGVELAVRHLWEHGHRRIGLVLSKGSPTSAHLERGWRAVCADLELPDELLIRESVALDAPGHREKIADILAACRRTGTRALIVHSDPDAMSVAQFCTEQGMSIPGDLAIVSYDDEVAHLAEPALTAVRPPKNHVGRVAVELMVSRLLEGERRPSQQILVTPELVIRSSSLPRVVR, from the coding sequence ATGTTCAACCTGCAGCGCCAGGAACGCCTGCTCGGCGAGTTGCGCCGGCACGGCGCGGTCCGCGTGCGCGACCTGGCCCGCGACTTCGGCGTCTCCGAACTCACCATCCGCCGCGACATCGCCGCGCTCGCCGACCGCAACCTGCTCACCAAGGTGCACGGCGGCGCCACGCTGCCGATCGACTTCGTGCCACCGTCCCAGCGGCCACGCCGCGCGCCCACGACCCGCTTCACGATCGGGATGGTGGTGCCGTCGCTGGACTTCTACTGGCCCGCGATCGTGGCCGGCGCACGCACCGCCGCCGCCGTGATGGGCGTCAGCATCCAGCTGCGCGGATCCAGCTACGACCAGGACGAGGACCGCCGCCAGATCACCCGGCTGATCGAGGCGCAGCAGGTCCAGGGGTTGCTACTGGCCCCGAGCCTCGACGGCGATCACCTCGATCAGATGATCGAATGGATCGGCCGGCTGCCGGTGCCGACCATCCTGGTCGAGCGCCAGCCGTCCCGCTGGACCCCGACCCCACGCCAACTGGAGTGGGTCCGCAGCGACCACGCGCTCGGCGTCGAACTGGCCGTCCGGCACCTGTGGGAACACGGGCACCGCCGGATCGGCCTGGTGCTCTCCAAAGGCAGCCCGACCTCGGCACACCTGGAACGTGGCTGGCGCGCGGTCTGCGCCGACCTGGAACTCCCCGACGAACTGCTGATCCGCGAATCGGTAGCGCTGGACGCACCCGGCCACCGCGAGAAGATCGCCGACATCCTGGCAGCCTGCCGCCGCACCGGCACACGCGCGCTGATCGTGCACAGCGACCCGGACGCGATGTCGGTCGCCCAGTTCTGCACGGAACAGGGCATGTCGATCCCGGGCGACCTCGCGATCGTCTCCTACGACGACGAGGTGGCCCATCTGGCCGAGCCGGCCCTGACCGCGGTCCGCCCACCGAAGAACCACGTGGGGCGAGTGGCGGTCGAGCTGATGGTGTCGCGGCTGCTGGAAGGCGAACGCCGCCCATCCCAGCAGATCCTGGTCACCCCCGAACTGGTCATCCGCAGCTCATCCCTACCCCGCGTGGTCCGATAG
- a CDS encoding hydroxyacid dehydrogenase, giving the protein MSKPRALLVMDESSYRAHFDRERLDRLAGMVALDDPVWVDELDSPGSQERLRKSDVLLTSWGAPQLTAERLTQAKRLKAIIHCAGTVRPLVSDEVWRRGLRVSNAADINAIPVAEFTLAAIILAGKKAPFLAADPANQTAWGHRDGYGDLSNFRRTIGVVGFSRIGRRVVRLLGLLDHARCLVSDPFADPDEVRRAGGVPADLETLLKRSDVLSLHAPENEHTRGMIGAAELALLPDHATVINTARGSLIDPAALESECRSGRLFAILDVTDPEPLPGDHPLRSVPNIMITPHIAGSLGTEILRLSDFALDELGRWLAAEPLHAEVTADLLTTHA; this is encoded by the coding sequence GTGTCAAAGCCGCGGGCGCTGCTCGTCATGGACGAGAGCTCGTACCGGGCGCACTTCGACCGGGAGCGCCTCGACCGGCTGGCCGGCATGGTGGCACTGGACGATCCGGTCTGGGTGGACGAGCTCGACTCCCCCGGATCACAGGAAAGACTGAGAAAGTCGGACGTCCTGCTTACGTCGTGGGGGGCGCCGCAGCTGACCGCGGAGCGCCTCACACAGGCGAAACGGCTCAAGGCGATCATTCACTGCGCGGGTACGGTCCGCCCGCTGGTCAGCGACGAGGTCTGGCGGCGAGGGCTGCGGGTCAGCAACGCGGCCGACATCAACGCGATTCCGGTCGCCGAGTTCACCCTCGCCGCGATCATCCTGGCCGGCAAGAAGGCACCGTTCCTGGCCGCGGACCCGGCGAACCAGACCGCGTGGGGTCACCGCGACGGCTACGGCGATCTGTCCAACTTCCGCCGGACGATCGGTGTGGTCGGCTTCTCCCGGATCGGGCGCCGCGTGGTACGGCTGCTCGGCCTGCTCGACCACGCGCGGTGCCTGGTGTCGGACCCGTTCGCGGACCCGGACGAGGTGCGGCGCGCCGGCGGCGTACCCGCGGATCTGGAGACGCTCCTGAAGAGGAGCGACGTGCTGAGCCTGCACGCGCCGGAGAACGAGCACACCAGAGGCATGATCGGCGCGGCCGAGCTGGCGCTGCTGCCCGATCACGCCACCGTCATCAACACCGCGCGCGGCAGCCTGATCGACCCGGCCGCGCTGGAGAGCGAGTGCCGGTCCGGCCGGTTGTTCGCGATCCTCGACGTCACCGACCCGGAGCCGCTGCCCGGCGACCATCCGCTTCGGTCCGTCCCCAACATCATGATCACTCCGCATATCGCGGGATCGCTCGGCACCGAGATCCTGCGGCTCAGCGACTTCGCGCTGGACGAGCTGGGCCGATGGCTCGCAGCCGAGCCGCTGCACGCGGAAGTCACCGCAGACCTGCTCACGACGCACGCATAA
- a CDS encoding ABC transporter substrate-binding protein codes for MKSIAVAAALITLTSACGGGGDEPAKTADGKDVLTIAVWAYDQTPEFKALFDAFEAENPTIDIQPVDLLAGDDYAEKVTTMLAGGDKTDVLTMKNVTDYARYGTRGQLADLTDVANGLPKESYRGLDSYDLDGKYYALPYRQDFWVLYYNKKLVGDADLSNLTWDEYAALVKAAAKGEGADKVYGAYHHVWRSVVQAIAASQNGGDQLSGDYTWMTGQYTLTKDLETAGAIMPWGTANSQKVSYDSQFSTGKAAFVPMGAWYSARLIADIAAGKHATEWGVAPMPQPAKGAGVKTFGSPTAFAVNKNAANSEAARKFVEFASGEKGATAVAKIGIFPSFTNDAVLAAYAGVAGMPNDETAKKAFAPDEIMLEMPVSDTSSDVDAILKEEHELIMAGEKAIPDGLREMGERVKNEVG; via the coding sequence ATGAAAAGCATCGCGGTCGCGGCCGCCCTGATAACGCTCACCTCCGCCTGTGGCGGCGGCGGTGACGAGCCGGCCAAGACCGCGGACGGCAAGGACGTCCTGACCATCGCGGTCTGGGCCTACGACCAGACGCCGGAGTTCAAGGCGCTCTTCGACGCGTTCGAGGCGGAGAACCCGACGATCGACATCCAGCCGGTCGACCTGCTGGCCGGTGACGACTACGCCGAGAAGGTCACCACGATGCTGGCCGGTGGCGACAAGACCGACGTGCTGACCATGAAGAACGTGACCGACTACGCCCGGTACGGCACGCGCGGTCAGCTCGCCGACCTGACCGACGTGGCGAACGGCCTGCCCAAGGAGAGTTACCGCGGGCTGGACTCCTACGACCTGGACGGCAAGTACTACGCGCTGCCGTACCGCCAGGACTTCTGGGTCCTCTACTACAACAAGAAGCTCGTCGGCGACGCGGACCTGTCGAATCTGACCTGGGACGAGTACGCCGCGCTGGTCAAGGCCGCCGCGAAGGGCGAGGGCGCGGACAAGGTCTACGGCGCCTACCACCACGTCTGGCGCTCGGTGGTGCAGGCGATCGCGGCGTCGCAGAACGGCGGCGACCAGTTGAGTGGTGACTACACGTGGATGACCGGCCAGTACACGTTGACGAAGGACCTGGAGACGGCCGGCGCGATCATGCCGTGGGGCACCGCGAACAGCCAGAAGGTCAGCTACGACAGCCAGTTCTCCACCGGCAAGGCCGCGTTCGTGCCGATGGGCGCGTGGTACTCGGCGCGCCTCATCGCGGACATCGCGGCCGGTAAGCACGCCACCGAGTGGGGTGTCGCGCCGATGCCGCAGCCCGCGAAGGGCGCGGGCGTGAAGACGTTCGGCTCGCCGACCGCGTTCGCGGTGAACAAGAACGCGGCCAACTCCGAGGCAGCGCGGAAGTTCGTGGAGTTCGCGTCCGGCGAGAAGGGCGCGACCGCGGTAGCCAAGATCGGCATCTTCCCGTCGTTCACCAACGACGCGGTGCTGGCCGCGTACGCCGGGGTGGCCGGCATGCCGAACGACGAGACCGCGAAGAAGGCGTTCGCGCCGGACGAGATCATGCTGGAGATGCCGGTCAGCGACACGTCCTCCGACGTGGACGCGATCCTCAAGGAGGAGCACGAGCTGATCATGGCGGGTGAGAAGGCGATCCCGGACGGGCTCAGGGAGATGGGCGAGCGGGTCAAGAACGAGGTCGGCTGA
- a CDS encoding carbohydrate ABC transporter permease, translated as MTRTAAPKTRRRTTLIGWSFILPNFLGFAALTLVPVVAALALSFMEWDSYSTPEWVGLANFERMWNNATFWVALRNTCYYAIGHIPLTLVAALGFAMLLNRPLRGVGLFRTALFFPYVTSLVAVAVVWNMLFSPDLGPVNQFLRGIGVENPPGWTTSSDWAMPAVILTSVWRDMGYYMVLYLAGLQTIPAELYEAAKVDGAGRWARFWNITLPSLRPTTFFVVIMLTISSFKVFDLVQVMTEGGPGRSTLVLSQLIFREGITQGRFGYSSAISMVLFVVVLLVTLIQFRLQQRSER; from the coding sequence ATGACCCGGACGGCCGCGCCGAAGACACGCCGCCGCACAACCCTGATCGGCTGGAGCTTCATCCTGCCGAACTTCCTCGGCTTCGCGGCGCTGACGCTCGTCCCGGTCGTCGCCGCGCTCGCCCTGTCGTTCATGGAGTGGGACTCGTACAGCACGCCGGAGTGGGTGGGACTCGCCAACTTCGAGCGGATGTGGAACAACGCCACGTTCTGGGTGGCGCTGAGAAACACCTGCTACTACGCGATCGGGCACATCCCGTTGACGCTGGTCGCGGCGCTCGGCTTCGCGATGCTGCTGAACCGGCCGCTGCGCGGCGTCGGCCTGTTCCGGACCGCGCTGTTCTTCCCGTACGTGACGTCGCTGGTCGCGGTCGCGGTGGTGTGGAACATGCTGTTCAGCCCGGACCTGGGCCCGGTCAACCAGTTCCTGCGCGGGATCGGCGTCGAGAACCCGCCCGGCTGGACCACGTCGTCGGACTGGGCGATGCCCGCGGTGATCCTGACCAGCGTGTGGCGGGACATGGGCTACTACATGGTGCTCTACCTGGCCGGCCTGCAGACGATCCCGGCCGAGCTCTACGAGGCCGCGAAGGTGGACGGCGCCGGCCGCTGGGCCCGGTTCTGGAACATCACGCTGCCGTCGCTGCGCCCGACCACGTTCTTCGTGGTGATCATGCTGACCATCTCCAGCTTCAAGGTCTTCGACCTGGTGCAGGTGATGACGGAGGGCGGTCCGGGCCGGTCCACGCTGGTGCTGTCCCAGCTGATCTTCCGGGAGGGCATCACGCAGGGGCGCTTCGGCTACTCGTCCGCGATCTCGATGGTGCTGTTCGTGGTCGTCCTGCTGGTCACGCTGATCCAGTTCCGCCTCCAGCAGAGGAGCGAGCGATGA
- a CDS encoding carbohydrate ABC transporter permease, which yields MTTLLETPITTPAKPIKNDRRGGTAGKLLGYALLIILSLLVMIPFAWMVSSSLKQNNEVFTVPIQWIPAEFRFENFAEIWDRIPLWTYLGNSMLLSVSVTVMQVLTGSFAAYGFAKIRFPGRDALFLAYIATIAVPWQAYMVPQYIIMQKLGLVDTHLSLILLQAFGAFGVFLMRQYYLTIPDELSEAARLDGLSEYGIWARVILPLSKPALASLALLTFVNTWNDYMGPFIYLTSNDLWTVQIGLRAFVGLYDAEYAMIMTGSVISVVPILTVFLLGQRYFVQGIATSGLK from the coding sequence ATGACGACGCTGCTCGAGACGCCGATCACCACACCGGCGAAACCAATCAAGAACGACCGACGCGGGGGTACGGCCGGGAAGCTCCTCGGCTACGCCCTGCTGATCATCCTCTCGCTGCTGGTGATGATCCCGTTCGCCTGGATGGTCTCGTCGTCGCTGAAGCAGAACAACGAGGTGTTCACGGTCCCGATCCAGTGGATCCCGGCCGAGTTCCGCTTCGAGAACTTCGCCGAGATCTGGGACCGGATCCCGCTCTGGACCTACCTCGGCAACTCGATGCTGCTCAGCGTGTCGGTGACCGTGATGCAGGTGCTGACCGGCAGCTTCGCCGCGTACGGCTTCGCGAAGATCCGCTTCCCCGGCCGGGACGCGTTGTTCTTGGCCTACATCGCCACGATCGCGGTGCCGTGGCAGGCGTACATGGTGCCGCAGTACATCATCATGCAGAAGCTCGGCCTGGTGGACACGCACCTGTCGCTGATCCTGCTACAGGCGTTCGGCGCGTTCGGCGTGTTCCTGATGCGGCAGTACTACCTGACCATCCCGGACGAGCTGAGCGAGGCCGCGCGGCTGGACGGGCTCTCCGAGTACGGCATCTGGGCGCGGGTGATCCTGCCGCTGTCCAAACCGGCGCTGGCCAGCCTGGCGCTGCTCACGTTCGTGAACACCTGGAACGACTACATGGGGCCGTTCATCTACCTGACCAGCAACGACCTGTGGACCGTGCAGATCGGCCTGCGCGCGTTCGTCGGCCTGTACGACGCCGAGTACGCCATGATCATGACGGGCTCGGTGATCTCGGTGGTGCCGATCCTGACCGTGTTCCTGCTGGGCCAGCGCTACTTCGTGCAGGGCATCGCGACCTCGGGGCTCAAATGA